The DNA region CGCCGAGCTTGGGCTCGGGCGCGTCGAGCGGTCCCATGCAGTACGGGAGCACGTACAGGGTGCGCCCACGCATGCTGCCCTTGTACAGGCCGGTCATGATGGCCCGCATTTCGTCCGGGTCCATCCAGTTGTTCGTGGGACCGGCGTCGGACTCGTTCTTCGAGCAGATGAAGGTCCGCGACTCCACGCGCGCGACGTCGGCCACGTCCGAGCGGGCGAGGAAGGAGTTGGCTTTGATGTCAGGGTTGAGCTGGGTGAAGGTTCCAGCGGCGACAAGCTTGGCGGCGAGGCGGTCCCATTCCTCGTCGGAACCGTCAACGAAGACGATCTCGTCCGGCTGGGCGAGCTCGGCGAACTCACGGACCCAGGAGAGCAGTTCCCGATGCTGGGTCGGCGCCTGAGCCAAGGCCTTTTCTCTCAAACCAGACTGCTCGGTCGGCGTGTTCTCGACAAGATTGTGGCTCACTAGTCGCCCTTCCTGGATTTTTTTGGAGCAGTTGTCTGGGTTCTTTAGAGCAGCTGTCCGCTGTCCATCATCTCCCAATGCCCATGCACGCCCTGGTGGTCGCCATTGGCCTGCGCGGCAGACTCCGCGTCCGCTGCGAAATGCCAGCGCTCGTAGTGTCCCTCGTGGTCCACCCGGTACGCGTAGTCAGCGACGCCATCGTGATCGGCATCGGTGTACACCGTGATGTCGTGGTCTGTCGCCACGGTGCATGTGTCCATTATCCCGTCCCCGTTGGCGGAGACCGTCGGGGGGCCGAGGTCCACCATGCCCGCGCCTTGCTCCGCCCACATGTGCCCTCCGCCGCCGTGCCCGTCCGCGATGCCTTCCGGGGCAGAGGACAAGCCTGCGAACGCTGAGAAGAATTCATCGGCCATCCTGAAACTTTATCCTCTCTCGACGAACAGGGCAACCGCAGCTTCGATCTCCCCTTCGCGATCCCGGCCACTAGTGCTGATCTGCGGCATTCGCGAGCGCCACCAACCCCTTGCGCACTGTGAAGATCTCCGAGCGCACTCGTTCGCGCCGCGTGCGCAGCTGGGTCAATTGCGTGGCGATGTCTTTGGCTTGTTGCTCCAGCTCGTCAACGCGCGACTCGCTTCGAATCCGCTGCCGCAAAAAGAGGTCGTCCAACACCTGTGTGAGTTCAGTCTCCGCGTGGAGCAGCCCGGCGGTGATCGTCTGCTCCAACTGGCCCCTGCGGTACGAAACAGCCTCAGAGACCCAGGCCACAGCCTTTTGCCGCCCTGATGAGAGCCTGCGCACCGAGACGATCGCGATCGCGATCGCCAAACCCACCGCGGCGGCCAGCGGCATGCTCAACGCCGAAATGCCGGGAGCGTGCTGGAACGGGACCACGGCGATCCGCCCGAGGCCGAAGCCTGCCGAAGCCCCCAGGATCACCATGATG from Segniliparus rotundus DSM 44985 includes:
- a CDS encoding DUF6802 family protein; this translates as MADEFFSAFAGLSSAPEGIADGHGGGGHMWAEQGAGMVDLGPPTVSANGDGIMDTCTVATDHDITVYTDADHDGVADYAYRVDHEGHYERWHFAADAESAAQANGDHQGVHGHWEMMDSGQLL